A region of the Nocardia asteroides genome:
GCGTGCGGGAGGTTGTGGCAGTGGTTCATCCAGATGCCCGGATTCGAGGCGCGGAACGCCACCTCCCAGACCTCGCCGGGACGAACGTCGAAGGTGTCGACCCACAGTGGGCTGCCCGACGACGGCGTCCCGTCCCTGGAAATGACGAGCACCGGATGGCCGTGCAGATGCCAGGGGTGGGTCTCGCGGCTCCGGTTGACCACGGTGAACCGGACGATGTCGCCTTCGGCCACGAGCTGATCGGGGATCGAGGGATGCCCACGGCCGTTGACGGTGTGCGCGTACGCCGGTGATCCGTCGACCATCGCCAGCCCACGGTCGAGAACCAGGGTGAAGTGCCGGTCGGGAGCGGCGGTGCGCAACGCGACGGGAACCGGAGTTCCGTACCTCAGCAGGTCGAGTTCGGGCCATCCAGCGATGTCCCCCGCAGACGGCTCACTGTCGGGGGCTCCGTCGCGGGGTCGCAACCACATTGTGGCGGCCCGGTCGTCGACGGTCAGTGCGACGGAGGTGCTCGGCATGACGAATACGAGGTCGTAGCGCCCGCCTGCGGGCAGCCGCAACACGGTCCGAACGATATCGCCAGGCTGCACCAGGTCGCGGCCGTCGACAGCCACCACCCGGAACGAGGTGCCCGCCAACGTGAACGTGTGCGGATCGGAGTCGGTGTTGATCAGCCGTAGCCGTACCGTGGTGCCCGGCGGTGCTATGCGTTCGCCGCCGCCGGTGATGGTGGCGGTGCCGTCGAAGGTGTGCACGAGCAGAGTCAGATCCAGTTGTCCGGCGTCGTCTTCCACGCGAGGTCGAACGACGAAGGCGCCGTAGAGCCCCCGGCGCACGCCGATGTGGGAGGCGTGATGGGTGTGATACCAGTAAGTTCCCACTTGGTCGGCGCGGAACCGGTAGACGAATTCGCCGCCGGGCGCCACGGCCTCCTGGGTGAGGCCCGCGGCACCGTCCTCCCCGCACGGCACGTCGTAGCCGTGCCAGTGCAGGGTCACTCCGTCGGCGATATCGCGATTGATCAGTCGGACCTCGATGAGATCGCCTCGAGTAGCCGTGATCTGCGGCCCGGGCACTGTGCCGTCGAAGGTCCATGCGTCGATATCGCGTCCGGATTCCGAGCGCACGGTGGCTTCCCGGGCGACCAACACGTGTTCGCGCCGGATACCGCCGGGCGCCGGTGTTCCGGCGCCCCGCAGGTCGGTCGCCGGGACGGCCGCGTGCGACGCCGGACCGGGGCCGCCTCCTTCGGTCACCGACGCGGCGGACCGCACCGACAGGCCCGCACCGGTACCGGCCGCGCCTACCACGACCACACCACCGGCGACGCCGAGGAAGCGGCGGCGCGAAACCCCGGGCCGGTTCGTCTCGGTGTGCGGTTCCTCGATCGTGCCCATGTCCGGTGTCTCGAGCACTCGGACGGTCAGCAGTACGCTCGCCGCCACCAGCGCGATCGTGATCAGCACGATGCCGGAGCTCAGGGGATATCCGACGAGGAAGCTCACCATGAAGCCCGCCGACGCGGCGTAAGCGGCGGTGAGCAACGCGACCACGCCTCCCACGTCGAGGGTTCGCGGCCGCCCG
Encoded here:
- a CDS encoding multicopper oxidase family protein, translated to MTTATWITVDHALALLSVVAWFAAGVTMSLRRAWLALAFLGVALVVTSSRAVSVTVLAGRGWWFVQEKVLLGLPMLTVTALIATVIAGPRLLAQARVPGRPRTLDVGGVVALLTAAYAASAGFMVSFLVGYPLSSGIVLITIALVAASVLLTVRVLETPDMGTIEEPHTETNRPGVSRRRFLGVAGGVVVVGAAGTGAGLSVRSAASVTEGGGPGPASHAAVPATDLRGAGTPAPGGIRREHVLVAREATVRSESGRDIDAWTFDGTVPGPQITATRGDLIEVRLINRDIADGVTLHWHGYDVPCGEDGAAGLTQEAVAPGGEFVYRFRADQVGTYWYHTHHASHIGVRRGLYGAFVVRPRVEDDAGQLDLTLLVHTFDGTATITGGGERIAPPGTTVRLRLINTDSDPHTFTLAGTSFRVVAVDGRDLVQPGDIVRTVLRLPAGGRYDLVFVMPSTSVALTVDDRAATMWLRPRDGAPDSEPSAGDIAGWPELDLLRYGTPVPVALRTAAPDRHFTLVLDRGLAMVDGSPAYAHTVNGRGHPSIPDQLVAEGDIVRFTVVNRSRETHPWHLHGHPVLVISRDGTPSSGSPLWVDTFDVRPGEVWEVAFRASNPGIWMNHCHNLPHAHQGMMLRLRYDGFTTPFSGAHTADSSHHH